The following proteins come from a genomic window of Campylobacter concisus:
- the pglA gene encoding N,N'-diacetylbacillosaminyl-diphospho-undecaprenol alpha-1,3-N-acetylgalactosaminyltransferase gives MARIGFLSHADMSIHFFRRPIMQALKDMGHEVFAIAPKGNFTDELAKSFHAVTYELDKASLNPLTVINNSKKLSQILGELNLDLLQTGAHKSNVFGTFAAKNAGIKYVINLVEGLGSFYIDDDIKTKAVRFVMESLYKISFAKADACVFVNNSDADYMISKNLIDKSKVYRIKSVGVDTAKFDPAITQAVDLGEKKVILMIARAMWHKGVREFYEAAEILNGYKNCEFVFVGEGFAGNKSTADESFLKGGKVRYLGARNDIPQLLKASYLLALPSYKEGFPRTVLEAMSMAKAVVASDVTGCNEAVKDGYNGLLCKVKDANDLAGKIKILLDDEELCARLGANGRSWVVSEFDEKQIAKRYIEIYRKFIDV, from the coding sequence ATGGCAAGGATAGGGTTTTTAAGCCACGCTGATATGAGCATACACTTTTTTAGACGGCCCATTATGCAGGCTTTAAAAGATATGGGGCATGAAGTTTTTGCTATCGCTCCAAAAGGAAATTTTACTGACGAGCTTGCTAAAAGCTTTCACGCTGTTACCTACGAGCTTGACAAGGCGAGCCTAAATCCACTAACCGTTATAAATAACTCAAAAAAACTATCTCAAATTTTAGGTGAGCTAAATTTAGATCTGCTGCAAACTGGTGCTCACAAGTCAAATGTCTTTGGCACGTTTGCTGCCAAAAACGCTGGCATAAAGTACGTGATAAATTTGGTTGAAGGCCTTGGCAGTTTTTATATAGACGATGATATTAAGACAAAGGCCGTGCGTTTTGTTATGGAGAGCCTTTATAAAATTTCCTTTGCAAAAGCCGATGCTTGCGTGTTTGTAAACAACTCGGATGCTGATTATATGATTTCAAAAAATTTGATAGATAAAAGCAAGGTGTACCGCATAAAAAGTGTCGGCGTGGATACTGCTAAATTTGACCCAGCTATCACGCAGGCGGTTGACCTTGGCGAGAAAAAGGTCATTCTCATGATCGCAAGGGCGATGTGGCACAAGGGTGTTCGTGAATTTTATGAGGCAGCAGAAATTTTAAATGGCTACAAAAACTGCGAATTTGTCTTTGTTGGCGAGGGCTTTGCTGGCAATAAATCAACTGCAGACGAGAGCTTTTTAAAAGGTGGCAAAGTGCGATATCTTGGAGCTAGAAATGACATCCCACAGCTTTTAAAGGCCTCTTATCTGCTGGCACTTCCTAGCTACAAAGAGGGCTTTCCAAGAACGGTTTTAGAGGCGATGAGTATGGCAAAAGCAGTTGTCGCAAGTGATGTTACAGGCTGTAACGAGGCTGTAAAGGATGGCTACAACGGACTTTTATGTAAGGTAAAAGACGCAAACGACCTTGCTGGTAAGATAAAAATTTTGCTTGATGATGAGGAGCTTTGCGCTAGGCTTGGAGCAAATGGCAGGAGCTGGGTGGTGAGCGAGTTTGACGAGAAGCAAATCGCAAAAAGATATATAGAAATTTATAGGAAATTTATAGATGTATAG
- a CDS encoding STT3 domain-containing protein — translation MNRNLFFKNYSLYLMIFVAVLFGMVCRLYWVFWASEYPVFFWNNELMISTNDGYAFAEGARDMMAGFHQENDLSYYGYPLSTLTYWIVKFLGVKLETAMIYMSVFFSSLVAVPVILIANEYKLKFAGFIAALLAVIANSYYNRTMAGYYDTDMLIIPLSVFIVWGLVRVLEKKDAKSLIIAPLSALIYMWWYASAFSLISILTGLFLLYTLVFDRKNPLFYLEISLLLLAISNLDLTLKFIAVIAIYALCLFKKEVINLKIALGILAIIFVVFVIRGGLNPIIFQLKFYVFRDAPEVGGMSFHFFNVNQTIQESSIVDFTLFCERISANVITFLISLAGVALFCFQYRSFAVSLGMLALGFLAFKSGLRFTIYAVPIMALGFGYLVEFILSNLKLKGAVLNLARAFITVLALTPALIHIYGYKAEPVFVHKEVEILNKLKGIAGREDYVVAWWDYGYPIRYYSDVKTLIDGGKHLGRENFAVSFALGSDEMSSANIARLDVEYTERNFKERFNGNLAQILKERNASIDQFFSDIKEANFSLPAKSREIYYYLPDRMLSIFPTILQFSKIDLKSGKNLNNGLFIVTRAISQNEQGIRLSGGFTLSSDVTNLIYENNVLPLRSFIETDYDESGKLNVKEYKNNELSNISVIFMRDYGRFIILDESILSSTYIQLFVLERYDPKIFEPVILDGAAKVYKLKR, via the coding sequence ATGAATAGAAATTTATTTTTTAAAAATTACTCTTTATACTTGATGATATTTGTCGCAGTCCTTTTTGGCATGGTTTGTAGGCTCTACTGGGTCTTTTGGGCGAGTGAATATCCGGTATTTTTCTGGAACAACGAGCTGATGATCAGCACAAACGACGGCTACGCATTTGCCGAGGGTGCAAGGGATATGATGGCTGGTTTTCACCAAGAAAACGACCTTAGCTACTACGGCTATCCACTCTCGACACTGACTTATTGGATCGTGAAATTTCTGGGTGTCAAGCTTGAGACGGCGATGATTTATATGAGTGTATTTTTCTCATCTCTTGTCGCTGTGCCAGTCATTTTGATCGCAAATGAGTATAAGCTAAAATTTGCTGGCTTCATCGCCGCACTTCTTGCAGTGATCGCAAATAGCTACTACAACCGCACGATGGCAGGATACTACGACACTGACATGCTCATCATCCCACTTAGCGTCTTTATCGTTTGGGGGCTTGTTAGAGTGCTTGAAAAAAAGGACGCAAAGAGCCTAATCATCGCACCTTTAAGCGCACTTATTTATATGTGGTGGTATGCGAGTGCCTTTTCGCTTATTAGCATTTTAACTGGGCTATTTTTACTTTACACGCTCGTTTTTGATAGAAAAAACCCACTTTTTTACCTTGAAATTTCTCTGCTTTTACTCGCCATCTCAAACCTTGATCTAACGCTTAAATTTATCGCTGTTATCGCTATTTACGCACTTTGCCTATTTAAAAAAGAGGTGATAAATTTAAAAATTGCTCTTGGCATTTTGGCAATTATCTTTGTCGTTTTTGTCATCCGTGGTGGGCTAAATCCGATAATCTTTCAACTTAAATTTTACGTCTTTAGAGACGCTCCTGAAGTTGGAGGCATGAGTTTTCACTTTTTTAATGTCAATCAAACCATCCAAGAGTCAAGCATCGTTGATTTTACGCTATTTTGCGAGAGGATCAGCGCAAATGTCATCACATTTTTGATCTCGCTTGCTGGCGTTGCTCTTTTTTGCTTTCAATACCGCTCATTTGCCGTCTCGCTTGGCATGCTTGCACTTGGCTTTTTAGCATTTAAAAGTGGACTTAGATTTACCATTTATGCTGTGCCTATCATGGCACTTGGCTTTGGCTACTTAGTGGAGTTTATACTTTCAAATTTAAAGCTAAAAGGAGCGGTGCTAAATCTCGCGAGAGCTTTTATAACCGTGCTTGCTCTTACTCCAGCTCTCATTCATATCTATGGTTACAAAGCTGAGCCGGTTTTTGTACACAAAGAGGTTGAAATTTTAAACAAGCTAAAAGGCATCGCAGGACGCGAGGACTACGTGGTTGCGTGGTGGGACTATGGATATCCGATTAGATATTACAGCGATGTTAAGACACTCATTGATGGTGGAAAGCACCTTGGGCGTGAAAATTTTGCCGTGAGTTTTGCACTTGGAAGTGATGAGATGAGCTCGGCAAATATTGCAAGGCTTGATGTCGAGTATACGGAGCGAAATTTCAAGGAGAGATTTAACGGCAATTTGGCTCAAATTTTAAAAGAGAGAAACGCAAGCATTGATCAGTTTTTTAGTGATATAAAAGAGGCAAATTTTAGCCTACCAGCAAAGAGCAGAGAGATATATTATTACCTGCCAGATAGGATGCTTAGTATTTTCCCGACCATTTTGCAGTTTAGTAAGATCGATCTAAAAAGCGGTAAAAATTTAAACAACGGACTTTTTATCGTCACAAGAGCGATCTCACAAAATGAACAAGGCATCAGGCTAAGCGGCGGATTTACACTATCAAGCGATGTCACAAATTTGATCTACGAAAACAATGTCTTGCCGCTAAGATCTTTCATAGAGACTGACTACGACGAGTCTGGCAAACTAAATGTCAAAGAGTATAAAAATAACGAACTCTCAAACATTTCTGTTATTTTTATGAGGGATTACGGTAGGTTTATCATCCTTGATGAGAGTATTTTAAGTAGCACTTATATACAGCTTTTCGTGCTAGAAAGATATGATCCAAAAATTTTTGAGCCAGTCATACTTGATGGGGCGGCAAAAGTTTACAAGTTAAAGAGGTAA
- a CDS encoding glycosyltransferase: protein MKKLAVFLYSMGPGGAERNVANLLPFLVKSYEVHLILMSKVIAYEIPSEVQIHFIENSDPYESGLKKLARLFLAMPMLAFKYKKLCQNLGVDMQFVLMNRPCYIAAIARILGFKKRLVISERSCPSILYKDDPSGRVNKFLLTHLYKKADLILANAAGNKEDLVRNFGMSEVKTKVLYNALDLKTINLLKNEPLEGDFKPFFINIGRLDSGKNQAMLIKIIASINDSRATLGILGKGPLKDELQNLIDKLNVGERVKLLGTDKNPFKHIKNASCLLCASRFEGFSNVLLEALACEKTIISTEHKSGAKELLGESEFGILVPVDDENAMKEAMIKVLNAPEIRQNFENVAYNRAKFFDSENIARELIKFLENPNE from the coding sequence GTGAAAAAATTAGCCGTTTTTTTATACTCGATGGGCCCTGGCGGGGCTGAGCGAAATGTTGCAAATTTACTGCCATTTTTGGTTAAAAGTTATGAAGTTCATCTCATATTAATGAGTAAGGTTATCGCCTATGAGATCCCAAGCGAGGTGCAAATTCACTTTATAGAAAATAGCGATCCTTATGAAAGCGGGCTAAAGAAGCTTGCAAGGCTCTTTTTGGCGATGCCAATGCTAGCGTTTAAGTATAAAAAGCTTTGTCAAAACTTAGGCGTCGACATGCAGTTTGTGCTGATGAATCGCCCATGTTATATTGCTGCAATAGCCAGAATTTTGGGCTTTAAAAAAAGGCTAGTTATCAGCGAGCGAAGCTGCCCGTCTATCTTATATAAAGATGATCCAAGCGGTCGAGTTAATAAATTTTTACTCACTCATCTTTATAAAAAAGCCGATCTCATCCTAGCAAATGCAGCTGGGAATAAAGAGGATCTGGTGAGAAATTTTGGCATGAGCGAGGTCAAAACAAAGGTGCTTTATAACGCCCTTGATCTAAAAACTATAAATTTATTAAAAAATGAGCCACTAGAGGGTGACTTTAAGCCATTTTTCATAAATATCGGCCGCCTTGATAGCGGTAAAAATCAAGCCATGCTAATAAAAATAATTGCCTCCATTAACGACTCTCGTGCAACGCTTGGCATTTTAGGGAAAGGGCCTTTAAAGGATGAGCTGCAAAATTTGATAGACAAGCTCAATGTCGGCGAGCGCGTAAAGCTTCTTGGTACTGATAAAAATCCATTTAAACATATAAAAAACGCCTCTTGCTTGCTTTGTGCTTCTAGGTTCGAAGGCTTTTCAAATGTCCTGCTTGAAGCACTAGCATGCGAAAAAACAATCATCTCAACCGAGCATAAAAGCGGCGCAAAGGAGCTTTTGGGCGAGAGCGAGTTTGGCATTTTGGTGCCAGTCGATGACGAAAATGCGATGAAAGAGGCGATGATAAAGGTGCTTAACGCGCCTGAGATAAGGCAAAATTTTGAAAATGTTGCGTATAATCGGGCTAAATTTTTTGATAGTGAAAATATAGCGAGGGAGCTTATAAAATTTTTGGAAAATCCTAATGAATAG
- a CDS encoding glycosyltransferase, whose product MKILFVIAALRNGGAERVLNVLANELCKDNEITIAVLEEDLGLYKFSEKINIINLSVTGSGLALKFKKILALRALFKEQRADLIISFIDWTNVACVLANAGLKSKLIATEHHEHSYLKSKIASAMRDISYRFVDGLSVLSKSDYDYYKFAKNREVIHNPLFIDVPEICEKQNVILSVARLEAVKGYDIYFEALSKVDKSLLDGWEIKIAGSGRQEAELKQMASNLGLNIKFLGHMSDVTKLYSEAKIFTLCSRSEGLSNVLIESGAFNCARLSSDTVGARELINDGIDGLIFKNGDADDLKEKLEMFLKDENLRQKLAKNASESANLFSKENIIKQWREFVKKVVSK is encoded by the coding sequence GTGAAAATTCTTTTTGTCATAGCCGCACTTAGAAATGGTGGAGCCGAGCGAGTGCTAAATGTGCTTGCAAACGAGCTTTGCAAAGATAATGAGATCACTATCGCCGTGCTTGAAGAGGATCTTGGGCTTTATAAATTTAGTGAGAAAATAAATATCATAAACCTTAGCGTCACTGGCTCAGGACTGGCTTTAAAATTTAAGAAAATCCTCGCCCTTAGAGCGCTTTTTAAGGAGCAAAGGGCTGATCTAATAATTAGCTTTATCGACTGGACAAACGTCGCTTGCGTGCTGGCAAATGCTGGGCTAAAGAGCAAACTAATAGCAACCGAGCATCACGAGCATAGCTACTTAAAAAGCAAAATTGCTAGCGCTATGCGTGATATTAGCTACCGCTTTGTAGATGGCCTAAGCGTGCTAAGCAAAAGCGACTACGACTACTATAAATTTGCCAAAAACCGCGAGGTCATCCACAACCCACTTTTTATCGACGTACCTGAAATTTGCGAGAAGCAAAACGTCATCTTAAGCGTGGCAAGGCTGGAGGCGGTAAAGGGCTATGATATCTATTTTGAGGCGCTTAGCAAGGTGGATAAGAGCTTGCTTGATGGCTGGGAGATAAAGATCGCAGGCAGTGGCAGGCAGGAAGCCGAGCTAAAGCAGATGGCGTCAAATTTAGGGCTTAACATCAAATTTTTAGGCCACATGAGTGATGTCACAAAGCTTTATAGTGAGGCAAAAATTTTTACTCTTTGCTCAAGAAGCGAGGGGCTTTCAAACGTGCTAATTGAATCAGGCGCTTTTAACTGCGCCAGGCTAAGTAGCGACACTGTGGGAGCAAGAGAGCTTATAAATGACGGCATTGACGGGCTTATCTTTAAAAATGGCGATGCAGATGATCTAAAAGAGAAGCTTGAGATGTTTTTAAAAGATGAAAATTTAAGGCAAAAACTAGCAAAAAACGCCAGCGAAAGTGCAAATTTATTTAGCAAAGAAAACATCATCAAACAGTGGCGAGAATTTGTAAAAAAGGTTGTTAGTAAGTGA
- a CDS encoding glycosyltransferase: protein MRILFVTSTLRSGGAERVCAVIASRFSVDHDVSLVKFDKDEPFYELASGVKLINLGVGADELGFFGNLKKRVLKVLALRALIREGKFDAVISFLDAVNTLVLFSSAGLKTPIIISEHTNYLAPKRAIFKVLRRLSYPFANALSVLSDEDLGYYSKFCKNVMKIYNPLFEEVPSESFDKENLVIFVGRLNKIKNCEMFVRVAASLKQSGYKFAVAGDGGERGNLENLAKSLGADVEFLGNVSDIASLYKRAKVLLSCSNYEGLGNTLIEAINYDCVRVATRTSGAKELIKDSFDGLLCEINDADQMSEKLANLIQNEAKMGEFVKNARTRLDEFSVEQIYKKWLELLKLGGVK from the coding sequence ATGAGGATATTATTTGTCACATCAACGCTTAGAAGTGGCGGTGCGGAGCGAGTTTGTGCGGTGATCGCATCAAGATTTAGCGTGGATCATGATGTAAGTCTTGTTAAATTCGACAAGGATGAGCCATTTTACGAGCTAGCAAGTGGCGTAAAGCTCATAAATTTAGGCGTTGGGGCTGATGAGCTTGGTTTTTTTGGAAATTTAAAAAAGAGAGTTTTAAAGGTGCTTGCCTTAAGAGCGCTCATAAGAGAGGGCAAATTTGACGCTGTGATATCCTTTTTAGACGCCGTAAATACCTTGGTGCTCTTTAGCTCAGCTGGGCTAAAAACGCCTATTATCATAAGCGAACACACAAACTATCTTGCGCCAAAAAGAGCCATTTTTAAGGTGCTAAGACGCCTTAGCTACCCATTTGCAAACGCACTTAGTGTCTTAAGCGACGAGGACCTAGGCTACTACTCGAAATTTTGCAAAAATGTGATGAAAATTTACAACCCACTCTTTGAAGAGGTGCCAAGTGAGAGCTTTGATAAAGAAAATTTAGTCATCTTTGTTGGCAGGCTAAATAAGATAAAAAACTGCGAAATGTTTGTAAGAGTGGCTGCAAGCTTAAAGCAAAGTGGCTATAAATTTGCTGTCGCTGGAGATGGCGGCGAGAGGGGAAATTTAGAAAATTTAGCTAAAAGTTTGGGCGCTGATGTAGAGTTTTTAGGCAATGTTAGCGACATCGCCTCGCTTTATAAAAGAGCAAAGGTGTTGCTCTCTTGCTCAAATTACGAGGGTCTTGGAAATACCTTGATAGAGGCTATAAACTATGACTGCGTGCGTGTTGCTACAAGAACTAGCGGGGCAAAAGAGCTTATAAAAGATAGTTTTGATGGCTTGCTTTGCGAGATAAATGACGCTGATCAGATGAGCGAAAAGCTTGCAAATTTGATCCAAAATGAGGCAAAAATGGGCGAATTTGTCAAAAACGCAAGAACTAGACTTGATGAGTTTAGCGTGGAGCAAATTTATAAAAAATGGCTGGAGCTTTTAAAGCTTGGAGGTGTAAAGTGA
- a CDS encoding glycosyltransferase family 2 protein: MSEPLISIVTATYKRPELLQKAIKSALAQSYKNIEIVVTDDGDDESASEICNSFNDARIKFVKNSAHKKSPNGNKNNGFDNATGEFVCLLDDDDELLPEAIAQCYEILKSGEYSCVFADAICEKDGVMTEVMAGRSPYNMSGAMSKVDYHCGRINGEYFKLFSREFIDGFRFDESSFGGENELYIRFFEKNVFYLKKPLYIYRIARSDSATLNASKHPLNVANAYIKTANMHYDIAIKNEPKFLAIQYKNAAYYAKIAGEYGLMLRCIFKSLSIKFSKEAFVFLLLSPLPSGILPALSKLRVKIKQRFGV, from the coding sequence ATGAGTGAGCCATTAATCAGCATCGTAACCGCAACTTATAAGCGTCCGGAGCTTTTACAAAAGGCCATAAAAAGCGCTTTAGCTCAAAGCTATAAAAACATAGAGATAGTTGTAACAGACGACGGCGATGACGAGAGTGCGAGTGAAATTTGTAATAGTTTTAACGACGCAAGGATCAAATTTGTAAAAAACAGCGCTCACAAAAAGAGCCCAAATGGCAACAAAAATAACGGCTTTGATAACGCAACAGGTGAGTTTGTCTGCTTGCTTGATGACGACGACGAGCTTTTGCCAGAGGCGATTGCCCAGTGCTATGAAATTTTAAAAAGTGGCGAGTATTCGTGCGTTTTTGCAGACGCTATCTGCGAAAAAGATGGCGTGATGACCGAAGTAATGGCTGGTAGAAGCCCGTATAACATGAGTGGGGCGATGAGCAAGGTTGATTATCACTGTGGGCGGATAAATGGCGAGTATTTTAAACTTTTTTCGCGTGAATTTATAGACGGCTTTAGATTTGATGAGAGCAGTTTTGGCGGCGAAAATGAGCTTTATATCCGCTTTTTTGAAAAAAATGTCTTTTATCTTAAAAAGCCACTTTACATCTACCGCATCGCAAGAAGCGATAGTGCGACGCTAAATGCCAGCAAACACCCGTTAAACGTTGCAAACGCCTACATCAAAACAGCAAATATGCACTATGACATCGCTATAAAAAATGAGCCAAAATTTCTAGCCATCCAGTATAAAAACGCCGCTTACTACGCCAAAATAGCAGGCGAATACGGCCTGATGCTAAGGTGTATCTTTAAAAGTCTTAGCATTAAATTTAGCAAAGAGGCATTTGTCTTTTTACTACTTAGCCCACTTCCAAGTGGCATTTTGCCAGCACTTTCAAAGCTTAGAGTAAAAATCAAACAAAGGTTTGGTGTATGA
- a CDS encoding glycosyltransferase family 25 protein — translation MDEIYLISLAKDTKRRELLQQKFSSYDSFNLIDAVDGSELNAREYYKIISPSFKAYGKVLSPAEVGCSLSHVKAYEAFLASDAKFALIFEDDVIGDDEAIKEAFLAASKIPENSVLICGMQDGLEGRFSAFGKKVDTSLSRPLWQVSKHSFSSIYRAGAYVLTKKSVKNLLEIHKRALCTTDVWDYLLGVNDMQMYFCDLFSHPTDLSGSNIEGERLERGYKANLKAYVKTIKFILFSRLEKLQGYERIFKRG, via the coding sequence ATGGATGAAATTTACCTGATCTCTTTGGCAAAAGACACTAAAAGGCGAGAGCTTTTGCAGCAGAAATTTAGCTCTTATGATAGCTTTAATCTAATAGACGCAGTCGATGGCAGTGAGTTAAACGCTAGGGAATACTACAAGATCATTTCGCCATCATTTAAAGCTTACGGTAAGGTTTTAAGCCCAGCTGAGGTTGGCTGTTCGCTCTCGCATGTGAAAGCCTACGAGGCGTTTTTGGCGAGTGACGCCAAATTCGCCCTCATCTTTGAAGATGACGTGATTGGAGATGATGAGGCCATAAAAGAGGCCTTTTTAGCAGCTAGCAAGATACCTGAAAACAGCGTGCTGATATGTGGCATGCAAGATGGGCTGGAAGGTAGATTTAGCGCCTTTGGTAAAAAGGTGGATACTAGCCTAAGCAGGCCGCTTTGGCAGGTCTCAAAGCACTCATTTTCGAGCATTTATAGAGCAGGGGCTTATGTGCTAACTAAAAAAAGCGTTAAAAATTTGCTTGAAATTCATAAACGTGCGCTTTGTACGACCGATGTTTGGGACTATTTGCTAGGCGTTAATGATATGCAGATGTATTTTTGCGATCTCTTTTCGCATCCAACTGATCTAAGTGGCTCAAATATCGAAGGAGAACGCCTTGAGAGAGGATACAAGGCAAATTTAAAGGCCTATGTCAAGACAATTAAATTTATACTTTTTTCACGTCTTGAAAAGCTTCAAGGCTATGAGAGAATTTTTAAAAGGGGCTAA
- a CDS encoding MATE family efflux transporter: protein MLINLISSIVIFVVSMGINFFLTPFILKSLGNEAFGFVGLSNAIVSYAAVVSVAINSVSGRFVAHAWHKKDLSLTNTYYSSVLVVNIFFCAVVVVLSSVFILNLQSFLNVPENLLFDVRMTLVFYFINFCVGLFNGVLTVCAFVTNKLYLLSIRNAISSAILAALIVALFYFFKPFISYIAISALVASLFVFFSTIFMSARITPELKFSLSKFDFSKIKELLSSGIWNSFNALNRILLTGMDLFICNVFVNANATGLLSVAKAAPIILESFVAQLSSIFAPKFVELYSKNLITDLIKEAKFSMKVIAFVMSAPAAFFVVFGLDFYKLWLPFKSADEVKFIYNVSMITLVPIVFISFVFSLFNLDSATNKLRRPAIANTILGVSTIIAQIALLKFSDYGVYGIVIVAAIFYSIRILGFDLINAALNLEVKLTMFYGVYFKNLAVFALCVLAMFVCKDFVSLDNWLKFAIFAVIYAGTAYVLGYFLFFNGFERGIVWRKILKKFKRS from the coding sequence ATGCTAATCAATCTAATAAGCTCGATCGTCATTTTTGTCGTGTCAATGGGCATAAATTTCTTTCTTACGCCATTTATCTTAAAAAGCCTTGGCAACGAGGCATTTGGCTTTGTGGGCCTTAGCAACGCCATCGTTAGCTATGCCGCAGTCGTGAGTGTGGCTATAAACTCAGTGAGCGGCCGCTTCGTCGCTCATGCGTGGCACAAAAAAGATCTAAGCCTTACAAACACCTACTACTCATCAGTGCTTGTTGTAAATATCTTCTTTTGCGCCGTTGTCGTAGTGCTTAGCTCTGTTTTCATACTAAATTTGCAAAGCTTTTTAAACGTCCCTGAAAATTTACTCTTTGACGTGAGAATGACCCTTGTTTTTTACTTTATCAATTTCTGCGTTGGGCTATTTAACGGCGTTTTGACGGTTTGCGCCTTTGTGACAAATAAGCTCTACCTACTCTCCATCAGAAATGCCATCTCAAGTGCGATCCTAGCAGCCCTTATCGTCGCACTTTTTTACTTTTTTAAGCCATTTATCTCATACATCGCCATTTCAGCGCTAGTTGCTAGCCTTTTTGTCTTTTTTAGCACCATTTTTATGTCAGCTCGCATCACACCAGAGCTAAAATTTAGCCTTAGTAAATTTGACTTTTCAAAGATAAAAGAGCTTTTAAGCTCTGGCATTTGGAACAGCTTTAATGCGCTAAATCGCATACTTTTAACGGGCATGGACCTATTTATCTGTAACGTTTTCGTAAATGCAAACGCCACTGGCCTTCTTTCAGTCGCAAAAGCTGCTCCTATCATACTTGAGAGCTTTGTGGCGCAGCTTAGCAGTATCTTTGCGCCAAAATTTGTCGAGCTTTACTCTAAAAATTTGATCACAGACCTCATAAAAGAGGCTAAATTTTCAATGAAGGTGATTGCCTTTGTGATGAGCGCTCCAGCCGCATTTTTCGTCGTTTTTGGACTTGATTTTTACAAGCTTTGGTTGCCGTTTAAAAGTGCGGACGAGGTTAAATTTATCTACAACGTCTCGATGATCACGCTTGTGCCGATTGTATTTATCAGCTTTGTTTTTTCGCTTTTTAACCTTGATAGTGCGACAAACAAGCTTCGTCGACCAGCCATTGCCAACACCATTCTTGGCGTTAGCACGATCATAGCGCAGATCGCACTGCTTAAATTTAGTGACTACGGCGTTTATGGCATCGTCATCGTCGCAGCCATTTTTTATAGCATAAGAATTCTTGGCTTTGACCTTATAAATGCCGCCTTAAATTTAGAGGTAAAGCTCACCATGTTTTATGGGGTTTATTTTAAAAATTTAGCCGTTTTTGCACTCTGCGTGCTTGCGATGTTTGTCTGCAAGGATTTTGTGAGCCTAGATAACTGGCTAAAATTTGCTATCTTTGCTGTGATATACGCTGGTACAGCTTATGTTTTGGGATATTTTTTGTTTTTTAATGGCTTCGAGAGAGGCATAGTCTGGCGTAAAATTTTAAAAAAATTTAAAAGGTCTTAA